Proteins from a single region of Sphaerochaeta globosa str. Buddy:
- a CDS encoding MFS transporter yields MANKERTVTFKTLVSYGLGDIYGGGAFMIVGLLFLFYLTEVVGLSPALAGLVFGIGKVWDAVSDPLMGYLSDRTKSRFGRRRVYFLAGIVPITLSFILLWLPMDFTSQGALFLYYSFAYILFATVFTMVMIPYSALAAELSGDYKTRNKLSGSRLFFSGFSSLLAATLPKIIIDSSKGDPSDGYVAMSVVFGIFFALPWVFTYFGTWENKQAVQQSIPKNFMKEFLTIFRNRSFRIHILMYVFAYSAMDLLMALFTYYLTYYLRRPTLYSVAMGTLMVVQLAMIMVYVRIANSKGKRFAYRMGLLIWLTGMFCTLLLSFTSPVWLVAMVCAVIGLGTSAAVFIPYAILPNVIDVDELMTGSQRSGVYSGAMTLTRKLVQGALVMPMIGMFLEMVGFVSNTEQTNQVLSRFFLFFIGGPALLIIAGIVAATWFELSPKNSEVVAQELVRLRSGGNLQDASAEVKAICEKVSGRKHELCNW; encoded by the coding sequence ATGGCGAACAAAGAGCGTACGGTAACGTTTAAAACCCTCGTTTCCTATGGATTGGGTGATATCTACGGCGGCGGTGCCTTCATGATTGTAGGCCTGCTGTTCCTGTTCTACCTTACGGAGGTGGTGGGACTTTCCCCTGCCCTGGCAGGTCTCGTCTTTGGCATAGGCAAGGTTTGGGATGCCGTCTCCGATCCTCTGATGGGCTACCTTTCCGATAGGACGAAATCACGATTCGGACGGCGGCGGGTGTACTTCCTAGCGGGCATTGTCCCCATTACGCTCTCCTTCATCCTGCTCTGGCTCCCGATGGATTTCACAAGCCAAGGAGCCCTGTTTCTCTACTACAGTTTCGCATATATCCTCTTTGCTACTGTCTTTACCATGGTCATGATTCCCTACAGTGCCCTGGCAGCAGAACTATCGGGTGATTATAAGACACGCAACAAACTTTCAGGATCCCGCCTGTTCTTCTCCGGCTTCTCTTCCCTGCTGGCTGCCACCCTACCCAAGATTATCATCGACTCTTCCAAAGGTGATCCCTCAGACGGGTATGTTGCCATGTCGGTAGTGTTCGGCATATTCTTCGCCCTTCCTTGGGTATTCACCTACTTCGGTACCTGGGAAAACAAACAAGCTGTGCAACAAAGCATCCCCAAGAATTTCATGAAGGAATTCCTTACCATTTTTCGCAACCGTTCCTTTCGCATCCACATCCTGATGTACGTGTTTGCCTACAGTGCCATGGATTTGCTCATGGCTCTCTTTACCTACTACCTGACATATTACCTGAGGCGCCCAACACTCTACTCGGTGGCCATGGGGACGCTCATGGTGGTACAACTGGCAATGATTATGGTGTACGTACGCATTGCAAACAGCAAGGGCAAGCGTTTTGCCTATAGAATGGGCCTTCTTATCTGGTTGACAGGCATGTTCTGTACCCTCTTGCTCAGTTTTACATCACCGGTCTGGTTGGTTGCCATGGTGTGTGCAGTGATAGGGTTGGGAACTTCTGCAGCAGTGTTCATTCCCTATGCAATCCTGCCTAATGTCATCGATGTTGATGAGCTTATGACCGGCAGCCAGCGATCCGGAGTCTATTCGGGAGCCATGACACTTACCAGAAAGCTCGTACAAGGAGCATTGGTCATGCCCATGATCGGCATGTTCCTAGAGATGGTGGGGTTTGTATCCAATACAGAGCAGACAAACCAGGTACTCTCCCGTTTTTTCCTATTCTTCATCGGTGGTCCTGCCCTTTTAATCATCGCAGGTATCGTAGCAGCCACTTGGTTCGAGCTCAGCCCGAAAAATAGCGAGGTGGTGGCTCAAGAACTTGTTCGACTCCGTTCAGGAGGGAATTTACAGGATGCCTCTGCCGAAGTGAAGGCAATATGCGAAAAAGTGTCGGGAAGGAAGCACGAGCTATGCAACTGGTAG
- a CDS encoding alpha-glucosidase, whose translation MIDIRTITGGFTLSYQGIPVLQHSVIVPCIGLGKGSCTITMPHGMYHIKQEKLSWWKEASRYRIDESLSEQGIIHIIFEGLVRLEIHETAFGLRLIPVPLTTEKPNRFRIRLLLAPDEPIFGCGEQFSHLDLRGKVLPLWVSEPGIGRGPTYVKVLANLHSGRGGSQEHTYFPQPSFVTSSGRWAVLDCFSFCRFDFTHKHSCVLSSHAIPASLCIGQASSVGEAGATISSILGRQKPLPSWMYQGIILGVQGGQTIVRQKLKRAIEAGIPVAALWCQDWQGTRMTEYGKQLFWNWQYDQTLYPDLPLFIKELHGQGIKFLGYNNPFLATDAPLYAEGERKGYFVRKKQTTSPYITSTTTFPVALVDLCNPEAYTWYKGIIKEHMLGIGMDGWMADFGEYLPPDGALFGDSDPYLEHNRYPLRWAQLNAQAVQEAGFGNEIVYFCRSGFIGSSPHVPLFWAGDQSVNFLKDSGLPSVVPAAISSALSGIGYWHFDIGGFFSFAWIKRSRELLMRSCELAAFTQVMRTHEGINPKVNAQFDSDQEMLAHFARMARIHQALLSYHLHVSEQYQVTGEPPIMPVLRKGNHAVRGQYFYGEDLLVAPILRKRARKRKVWIPEGNWVHFFTGKVHSEGWHSIASEIGYPPVFIRATSKFRQQCRDIVEKEQ comes from the coding sequence ATGATCGATATCCGCACCATCACGGGTGGTTTTACACTCTCCTACCAAGGCATACCGGTACTGCAACATTCAGTAATAGTTCCCTGTATCGGGCTGGGAAAGGGAAGCTGTACCATTACGATGCCCCACGGCATGTACCACATCAAGCAAGAAAAGCTCTCTTGGTGGAAAGAAGCCTCTCGTTACCGTATTGACGAAAGCCTCTCGGAACAAGGCATCATCCATATTATTTTCGAGGGCCTTGTGAGGTTGGAAATCCATGAAACGGCCTTTGGACTGCGACTTATTCCAGTTCCTCTTACCACTGAAAAACCCAATCGGTTTCGCATCCGACTGCTTCTTGCTCCCGATGAACCTATATTCGGCTGTGGAGAACAGTTTTCCCATCTTGACCTACGGGGTAAGGTACTGCCGCTGTGGGTATCGGAACCTGGTATCGGCAGAGGACCCACCTATGTAAAAGTACTTGCAAACCTTCACTCGGGGCGCGGAGGTTCCCAGGAACACACCTACTTCCCCCAGCCAAGCTTTGTTACCTCCTCGGGCCGTTGGGCAGTTCTGGATTGCTTCTCTTTCTGCCGCTTTGACTTTACGCACAAGCATTCTTGTGTACTTTCATCCCACGCCATCCCGGCTTCTCTGTGTATCGGACAAGCTTCCTCAGTAGGCGAGGCAGGTGCAACTATCAGCTCAATCCTGGGCAGGCAGAAACCTCTCCCTTCTTGGATGTACCAAGGCATAATTCTCGGTGTACAGGGGGGTCAGACTATCGTTCGTCAGAAGCTCAAGCGAGCAATCGAAGCTGGTATTCCGGTGGCTGCCCTGTGGTGTCAGGATTGGCAGGGAACACGAATGACTGAGTACGGCAAGCAACTCTTCTGGAATTGGCAGTATGACCAAACGCTGTATCCAGACCTTCCGCTTTTTATCAAGGAATTGCACGGCCAAGGCATCAAATTCCTAGGGTACAACAATCCCTTCCTCGCCACTGATGCCCCCCTCTACGCTGAGGGAGAGCGTAAGGGATACTTTGTGCGTAAGAAGCAAACAACCTCGCCCTACATCACCAGTACTACCACCTTCCCCGTTGCATTGGTGGACTTATGCAATCCTGAGGCATATACGTGGTACAAGGGGATAATCAAGGAACATATGTTGGGCATCGGCATGGATGGCTGGATGGCCGATTTCGGTGAATACCTTCCTCCCGATGGAGCCCTTTTTGGAGATTCGGATCCCTACCTGGAGCACAACAGGTATCCGCTGCGATGGGCACAACTCAATGCACAAGCGGTACAGGAGGCCGGGTTCGGCAATGAAATAGTCTACTTCTGCCGGTCTGGCTTCATCGGCAGCAGCCCCCACGTCCCCTTGTTCTGGGCCGGCGACCAGAGCGTGAATTTCCTCAAAGACAGCGGTTTGCCCTCGGTGGTTCCTGCAGCCATCTCTTCTGCACTATCGGGTATCGGGTACTGGCATTTCGATATTGGAGGCTTCTTCTCGTTTGCCTGGATCAAGCGCAGCCGGGAACTGTTGATGCGTAGCTGCGAACTTGCCGCATTTACCCAAGTCATGCGAACGCATGAAGGCATTAATCCGAAAGTGAATGCACAGTTTGATTCCGATCAAGAAATGCTAGCACATTTTGCACGGATGGCCCGTATCCACCAAGCACTGCTGAGCTATCACCTGCATGTTTCCGAGCAATATCAGGTGACAGGCGAACCACCGATTATGCCGGTGTTGAGAAAGGGCAATCACGCAGTAAGGGGCCAATATTTCTATGGTGAGGACCTCTTGGTAGCCCCGATCCTGAGAAAACGTGCAAGAAAACGGAAGGTGTGGATTCCTGAGGGCAATTGGGTGCACTTCTTTACTGGCAAAGTACATAGTGAAGGTTGGCATTCGATAGCATCTGAAATCGGCTATCCACCGGTTTTCATACGCGCTACCAGCAAATTTAGGCAACAATGCCGGGACATAGTCGAGAAGGAGCAATGA